A stretch of the Alnus glutinosa chromosome 6, dhAlnGlut1.1, whole genome shotgun sequence genome encodes the following:
- the LOC133870975 gene encoding uncharacterized protein LOC133870975, whose translation MLLTVLSGWLFVDKRRLVEVFPEPVRKLWDDWELRILVLISLSLQILLIMMGNRRKYNPRAWLRLCIWSAYLMADWVATVALGVLSNKQGNSCTCAESLVTNTNDDELMAFWAPFLLLHLGGPDTITAYAIADNELWIRHLLGLGVQTGVALYVTITAWSGTWLSFLTIPMLFAGLVKYGERSLALRSANREQFLDSLLDPPDPGPSYAKFMEEFALKKEEGFNVLADEVIEVSHQSDGRNDGNNSTTDTGKLLHDANNFFQSFKRLFVDLILSFQDRDKSQSYFQESTKWEGAFTLVEIELGFGYDAFYTKAPITYTKWGCIFRFITSSITIIVFVLFLIVEKRNHLRTDLIITYILLAGAIILDFYAVILLLLSDRTKLWLSERKSQFSRNFCCFQPMVSRLIYCFQPIISPLISCFGNTVSKLIPSFLPSDKKRWSNSLAQYNLLTFSLKRNPVPFLDDKCAQKIVKHLPLYETLEKHWYKYRCEEISSDIKKLIFQHFLKKSKDSKEKAEVKKEKAEVDKEKAEINKQKSEYDKNIASLCSARGGLVFREEQYKCSSSFDWSTEQVEFDQSILIWHIATDLCYHSDGGEDFAAENPTCQGSKNLSDYMLYLLVLRPFMLPIGIGMIRFRDTCEEAKEFSKENGLSSKNKDKLPTMLLEVCTEVEPTKVKGDRSKSVLFDGCMLANQLQKMVEKEKKWEFVCNVWIEILGYAASHCRGYHHAQQLSKGGELLTHVWLLMAHLGITEQFQINRGHARAKLAVK comes from the exons ATGCTACTAACAG ttttGAGCGGTTGGCTTTTTGTGGACAAGAGGAGACTCGTTGAAGTGTTCCCGGAACCGGTGCGTAAACTATGGGACGATTGGGAGCTACGAATACTGGTTCTCATCAGCCTCAGCTTGCAAATATTACTGATTATGATGGGCAACCGCAGAAAGTACAATCCAAGAGCTTGGCTCAGATTGTGTATTTGGTCAGCCTACCTAATGGCAGACTGGGTGGCAACTGTTGCGCTTGGTGTCCTCTCCAATAAACAAGGAAATTCCTGCACCTGTGCTGAATCGTTAGTAACCAATACCAACGATGATGAGCTCATGGCATTTTGGGCACCATTTCTGCTGTTACACCTCGGCGGCCCAGACACAATTACTGCTTATGCTATAGCAGACAATGAGTTGTGGATAAGGCACTTGCTCGGACTAGGTGTCCAGACGGGCGTGGCACTGTATGTCACTATCACGGCCTGGAGTGGAACTTGGCTCTCCTTCCTCACCATTCCCATGCTTTTTGCTGGGTTAGTAAAGTATGGAGAAAGGTCATTAGCCTTGAGATCTGCAAATCGTGAACAGTTTCTTGATTCCTTGCTCGATCCTCCTGATCCTGGCCCAAGTTATGCAAAATTCATGGAGGAATTCGCTTTGAAAAAGGAGGAGGGGTTTAATGTGTTGGCTGATGAGGTGATCGAGGTTTCTCACCAGTCCGATGGTCGCAATGATGGTAACAACAGTACCACTGATACAGGGAAATTATTGCATGATGCGAACAACTTCTTCCAGAGTTTCAAGCGGCTCTTTGTGGATCTGATTCTTAGCTTCCAGGACCGAGACAAGAGCCAGTCCTACTTCCAGGAATCCACTAAATGGGAAGGTGCTTTTACGTTAGTTGAAATAGAACTTGGATTCGGGTATGACGCTTTCTATACCAAGGCACCTATTACATACACTAAGTGGGGATGCATTTTCCGCTTCATCACTTCCTCAATCACTATTATAGTGTTTGTGCTGTTCCTGATTGTTGAGAAACGCAATCACCTGCGGACTGATCTCATCATTACTTACATATTGCTGGCTGGAGCTATTATTTTAGATTTCTATGCTGTCATTTTGCTATTACTCTCTGACAGGACAAAGCTATGGTTGAGTGAGCGGAAATCTCAGTTTTCTCGAAACTTTTGCTGTTTTCAGCCCATGGTTTCCCGATTGATATATTGTTTTCAACCGATCATTTCTCCGTTAATTTCTTGTTTTGGAAACACTGTCTCTAAACTAATCCCTTCTTTTCTACCTTCTGACAAAAAGAGGTGGTCAAATTCCTTGGCTCAGTACAATTTGCTAACTTTTTCCCTTAAACGCAACCCCGTGCCTTTTCTGGATGATAAATGTGCCCAAAAGATTGTGAAACATTTACCACTTTATGAAACATTGGAGAAGCACTGGTATAAATACCGTTGCGAAGAAATCTCTAGCGATATCAAGAAGTTGATCTTCCAGCACTTCCTGAAGAAATCAAAGGACAGCAAAGAAAAAGCGGaggtcaagaaagaaaaagcagagGTCGACAAAGAAAAAGCAGAgatcaacaaacaaaaatcaGAGTACGACAAGAATATCGCGTCTTTATGTAGTGCCAGAGGCGGTCTTGTTTTCAGAGAAGAACAATATAAATGTTCCTCCTCATTCGATTGGAGCACTGAGCAGGTGGAATTCGACCAAAGCATTCTTATCTGGCACATTGCTACTGATCTCTGCTATCACTCAGATGGCGGGGAAGACTTCGCTGCCGAAAATCCGACTTGTCAAGGGAGCAAGAACCTATCGGACTACATGTTGTATCTTTTAGTCTTGCGTCCTTTCATGTTGCCAATTGGGATTGGGATGATCAGGTTTCGAGATACTTGTGAGGAGGCCAAGGaattttccaaggaaaatggtTTATCGtcaaaaaataaggacaaacTTCCCACAATGCTGCTTGAGGTGTGTACTGAAGTTGAACCAACTAAGGTGAAAGGGGACAGGAGCAAATCCGTGCTATTCGATGGGTGTATGCTTGCAAATCAATTGCAGAAAATGgtggagaaagagaagaagtgGGAGTTTGTTTGTAACGTGTGGATTGAGATCCTTGGTTACGCTGCTAGTCACTGCAGAGGATATCATCATGCTCAACAGCTTTCAAAGGGCGGGGAGCTCCTCACCCATGTCTGGCTTCTTATGGCGCATCTTGGCATTACCGAACAATTTCAAATCAACCGAGGCCATGCCAGAGCCAAGTTGGCTGTGAAATGA
- the LOC133870974 gene encoding putative inactive disease susceptibility protein LOV1 isoform X2: MDFVDVVEVVSAIITQFKAHQINHEVEAVAEALRRIKNVFSYDELKSLEDLLGLVYKMEDFADKPFLRRMHLRRIGFARRYIYILLRLSLNAKVDFGHEMREFVVKINRIIEPLKIKELGVSRQSHPREESDVVGLEEDKGNLVTWLTGTSVADLGLLLISGKTGSGKTTLAKEIWKSSEIQSHFKFCKWVSASEDPNGNVFRSIWAPPITEDSTDDTDMQSIEKELVAEIRKNLQEKRCLVVFDGARSGLVNIFARFDLRSDEGNGSRLIMTTRGYVYNDYGDARVKPCKLEPLNDEDAWHLFSKNVRLPDNVQFSDSEIPRLKGKFRDICEGIPSAIVVLGRFLSTKNYQQRLAVLEHAIDNQNEVSVSSTLAFINSDMTFGMRRCLLYFGFFPKGYEIPVRRLLRLWLVEGLLTDPREPTVNDPLEWDPEQTAGMYLDELAYRGMIEIAWRKDGSPKTCRMLGILHDLCLRKAEDIFGLLHIHPTTPHHESSSDRAASPSPKFGVRRVSGDIKKYSSKDSHMQHLRSYLSFNTQNKDTPAEEIYNFLREVIGHRAFGMLKVLDLERVYKPKLPHNLGKLYLLRYLGLRWTFLDTLPHSVSELPSLETLDVKHTNISSPPNSIWKMQHLRHLCLNEIRLDKPVGKHGISLIGLQTLWGLFVDKKIPVKNGLDRSTDLRKLGLTFHLDSVEELNNLNEWIGSLKNLKSLRLRSKNENGRPSKLELKPLSGLKNLTNLYLLGNLPELYDDYFPPSILVLTLSVSKLKEDPMPILAKLPKLYFLGLLADSYTGKEMVCPRGGFQSLTILKLWMLVELETWTVAEGAMQSLEKLEVRCCHKLKELPGKLDLSYIDTIILTNMQKEFLVNVQAKIPKEYSSILETQQLRAVRCHCQDDVNQV; this comes from the exons atggattttgtggacGTTGTGGAAGTCGTTTCTGCAATCATAACGCAATTCAAAGCTCATCAGATAAATCATGAGGTAGAGGCGGTCGCAGAAGCTCTAAGACGGATTAAAAATGTCTTCAGCTACGATGAACTTAAGTCGTTGGAAGATCTTCTTGGTCTTGTTTACAAGATGGAGGATTTCGCTGACAAGCCTTTCTTGCGGAGAATGCATTTAAGGAGAATCGGCTTCGCTAGGAGGTACATTTACATCCTCCTGAGGTTGAGTTTGAACGCTAAAGTCGACTTCGGCCATGAGATGAGGGAGTTCGTAGTCAAGATCAATCGCATTATTGAGCCCCTCAAGATTAAGGAATTAGGTGTGAGCAGACAAAGCCATCCACGTGAAGAATCAGACGTCGTTGGCTTGGAAGAGGACAAAGGAAATCTGGTGACTTGGCTAACTGGCACTTCCGTCGCAGATCTTGGGCTTCTCTTAATCTCAGGCAAGACTGGCTCGGGCAAGACTACCCTTGCAAAGGAAATATGGAAAAGTAGTGAGATTCAAAGTCATTTTAAATTCTGCAAGTGGGTTTCTGCCTCTGAAGACCCTAATGGCAATGTCTTCCGGAGCATTTGGGCGCCGCCGATCACTGAAGATTCAACGGATGATACCGATATGCAATCTATCGAAAAAGAATTGGTAGCGGAGATCCGTAAGAATTTGCAGGAGAAACGGTGCCTGGTAGTGTTCGATGGTGCGAGGTCAGGTCTTGTCAATATATTCGCACGTTTTGACTTACGATCAGACGAAGGTAATGGTAGCAGGTTGATAATGACTACTCGGGGATACGTCTACAACGACTATGGCGATGCAAGAGTGAAGCCTTGTAAGCTGGAGCCGTTAAACGATGAGGACGCATGGCATTTGTTCTCGAAAAATGTACGCTTACCAGATAATGTTCAGTTCTCTGATTCAGAAATACCCCGGTTGAAAGGAAAGTTTAGAGATATATGCGAAGGCATACCTTCGGCAATCGTGGTGCTTGGACGTTTTCTATCGacaaaaaattaccaacaacgATTGGCAGTTCTTGAGCATGCAATTGACAACCAAAATGAAGTCTCGGTCTCAAGCACCCTGGCCTTCATTAATAGTGATATGACATTCGGGATGAGGCGTTGCCTGctttattttgggtttttccCAAAAGGATACGAAATTCCAGTGAGAAGGTTATTGCGTTTATGGCTTGTAGAAGGGCTTCTTACTGATCCACGGGAACCAACTGTAAATGATCCACTGGAATGGGATCCGGAGCAAACTGCGGGAATGTATCTGGATGAACTAGCATACCGAGGGATGATTGAAATAGCATGGAGAAAAGACGGGAGTCCCAAAACATGCCGAATGCTTGGCATCCTACATGATCTCTGCTTGCGAAAAGCAGAAGATATATTTGGCCTTCTCCACATCCACCCAACTACGCCACATCACGAAAGTAGTAGTGATCGGGCAGCATCTCCATCTCCCAAGTTTGGTGTTCGCCGTGTTTCTGGTGACATCAAAAAGTATTCCAGTAAAGACTCGCACATGCAACATCTGCGCTCTTACTTGTCCTTCAACACTCAAAACAAAGATACGCCTGCGGAAGAAATATACAACTTTCTCCGTGAAGTTATTGGTCATCGAGCCTTTGGAATGCTCAAGGTGCTTGATCTAGAACGTGTTTACAAACCTAAATTGCCACATAATCTGGGGAAACTGTATCTCTTAAGGTACTTGGGTTTAAGATGGACCTTCTTGGATACCCTTCCACACTCTGTTAGTGAGTTGCCCTCCCTTGAAACCTTGGATGTCAAGCACACCAATATAAGCTCTCCACCCAATTCTATTTGGAAGATGCAACACCTGCGGCATCTGTGTCTTAATGAGATACGCCTTGACAAGCCTGTGGGAAAGCACGGTATTTCTCTTATTGGGCTCCAGACGTTGTGGGGATTATTTGTGGACAAGAAGATTCCAGTGAAGAATGGTTTGGATAGATCAACCGATCTCAGGAAATTGGGTCTGACATTTCATTTAGACTCCGTTGaagaattaaataatttaaatgagTGGATTGGAAGTCTGAAAAACCTTAAATCTTTGAGGTTAAGATCCAAGAACGAGAATGGTAGACCTTCAAAGCTCGAATTAAAGCCTCTATCAGGCCTAAAGAATCTCACCAACCTGTATTTGCTTGGAAACTTACCGGAGCTCTATGATGACTACTTTCCGCCGAGTATTCTAGTTCTTACTTTGTCGGTATCAAAGCTGAAGGAAGATCCCATGCCAATCCTTGCGAAGCTGCCAAAACTTTATTTCCTTGGGCTATTGGCCGATTCCTACACTGGGAAGGAAATGGTGTGCCCGCGTGGCGGCTTCCAATCACTTACAATTCTGAAGCTCTGGATGCTAGTTGAATTGGAGACGTGGACAGTGGCGGAAGGAGCAATGCAGTCTCTCGAAAAATTGGAAGTCCGATGCTGTCACAAGCTGAAGGAGCTTCCAGGCAAGCTAGATCTGAGCTACATCGACACAATAATTTTAACGAACATGCAAAAGGAATTTTTAGTCAATGTTCAAGCCAAAATTCCCAAGGAATACTCGAGCATCCTCGAAACTCAGCAATTGCGAGCTGTGCGATGTCACTGTCAGGATGATGTGAATCAG GTTTGA
- the LOC133870974 gene encoding putative inactive disease susceptibility protein LOV1 isoform X1: protein MDFVDVVEVVSAIITQFKAHQINHEVEAVAEALRRIKNVFSYDELKSLEDLLGLVYKMEDFADKPFLRRMHLRRIGFARRYIYILLRLSLNAKVDFGHEMREFVVKINRIIEPLKIKELGVSRQSHPREESDVVGLEEDKGNLVTWLTGTSVADLGLLLISGKTGSGKTTLAKEIWKSSEIQSHFKFCKWVSASEDPNGNVFRSIWAPPITEDSTDDTDMQSIEKELVAEIRKNLQEKRCLVVFDGARSGLVNIFARFDLRSDEGNGSRLIMTTRGYVYNDYGDARVKPCKLEPLNDEDAWHLFSKNVRLPDNVQFSDSEIPRLKGKFRDICEGIPSAIVVLGRFLSTKNYQQRLAVLEHAIDNQNEVSVSSTLAFINSDMTFGMRRCLLYFGFFPKGYEIPVRRLLRLWLVEGLLTDPREPTVNDPLEWDPEQTAGMYLDELAYRGMIEIAWRKDGSPKTCRMLGILHDLCLRKAEDIFGLLHIHPTTPHHESSSDRAASPSPKFGVRRVSGDIKKYSSKDSHMQHLRSYLSFNTQNKDTPAEEIYNFLREVIGHRAFGMLKVLDLERVYKPKLPHNLGKLYLLRYLGLRWTFLDTLPHSVSELPSLETLDVKHTNISSPPNSIWKMQHLRHLCLNEIRLDKPVGKHGISLIGLQTLWGLFVDKKIPVKNGLDRSTDLRKLGLTFHLDSVEELNNLNEWIGSLKNLKSLRLRSKNENGRPSKLELKPLSGLKNLTNLYLLGNLPELYDDYFPPSILVLTLSVSKLKEDPMPILAKLPKLYFLGLLADSYTGKEMVCPRGGFQSLTILKLWMLVELETWTVAEGAMQSLEKLEVRCCHKLKELPGKLDLSYIDTIILTNMQKEFLVNVQAKIPKEYSSILETQQLRAVRCHCQDDVNQEISGLC from the exons atggattttgtggacGTTGTGGAAGTCGTTTCTGCAATCATAACGCAATTCAAAGCTCATCAGATAAATCATGAGGTAGAGGCGGTCGCAGAAGCTCTAAGACGGATTAAAAATGTCTTCAGCTACGATGAACTTAAGTCGTTGGAAGATCTTCTTGGTCTTGTTTACAAGATGGAGGATTTCGCTGACAAGCCTTTCTTGCGGAGAATGCATTTAAGGAGAATCGGCTTCGCTAGGAGGTACATTTACATCCTCCTGAGGTTGAGTTTGAACGCTAAAGTCGACTTCGGCCATGAGATGAGGGAGTTCGTAGTCAAGATCAATCGCATTATTGAGCCCCTCAAGATTAAGGAATTAGGTGTGAGCAGACAAAGCCATCCACGTGAAGAATCAGACGTCGTTGGCTTGGAAGAGGACAAAGGAAATCTGGTGACTTGGCTAACTGGCACTTCCGTCGCAGATCTTGGGCTTCTCTTAATCTCAGGCAAGACTGGCTCGGGCAAGACTACCCTTGCAAAGGAAATATGGAAAAGTAGTGAGATTCAAAGTCATTTTAAATTCTGCAAGTGGGTTTCTGCCTCTGAAGACCCTAATGGCAATGTCTTCCGGAGCATTTGGGCGCCGCCGATCACTGAAGATTCAACGGATGATACCGATATGCAATCTATCGAAAAAGAATTGGTAGCGGAGATCCGTAAGAATTTGCAGGAGAAACGGTGCCTGGTAGTGTTCGATGGTGCGAGGTCAGGTCTTGTCAATATATTCGCACGTTTTGACTTACGATCAGACGAAGGTAATGGTAGCAGGTTGATAATGACTACTCGGGGATACGTCTACAACGACTATGGCGATGCAAGAGTGAAGCCTTGTAAGCTGGAGCCGTTAAACGATGAGGACGCATGGCATTTGTTCTCGAAAAATGTACGCTTACCAGATAATGTTCAGTTCTCTGATTCAGAAATACCCCGGTTGAAAGGAAAGTTTAGAGATATATGCGAAGGCATACCTTCGGCAATCGTGGTGCTTGGACGTTTTCTATCGacaaaaaattaccaacaacgATTGGCAGTTCTTGAGCATGCAATTGACAACCAAAATGAAGTCTCGGTCTCAAGCACCCTGGCCTTCATTAATAGTGATATGACATTCGGGATGAGGCGTTGCCTGctttattttgggtttttccCAAAAGGATACGAAATTCCAGTGAGAAGGTTATTGCGTTTATGGCTTGTAGAAGGGCTTCTTACTGATCCACGGGAACCAACTGTAAATGATCCACTGGAATGGGATCCGGAGCAAACTGCGGGAATGTATCTGGATGAACTAGCATACCGAGGGATGATTGAAATAGCATGGAGAAAAGACGGGAGTCCCAAAACATGCCGAATGCTTGGCATCCTACATGATCTCTGCTTGCGAAAAGCAGAAGATATATTTGGCCTTCTCCACATCCACCCAACTACGCCACATCACGAAAGTAGTAGTGATCGGGCAGCATCTCCATCTCCCAAGTTTGGTGTTCGCCGTGTTTCTGGTGACATCAAAAAGTATTCCAGTAAAGACTCGCACATGCAACATCTGCGCTCTTACTTGTCCTTCAACACTCAAAACAAAGATACGCCTGCGGAAGAAATATACAACTTTCTCCGTGAAGTTATTGGTCATCGAGCCTTTGGAATGCTCAAGGTGCTTGATCTAGAACGTGTTTACAAACCTAAATTGCCACATAATCTGGGGAAACTGTATCTCTTAAGGTACTTGGGTTTAAGATGGACCTTCTTGGATACCCTTCCACACTCTGTTAGTGAGTTGCCCTCCCTTGAAACCTTGGATGTCAAGCACACCAATATAAGCTCTCCACCCAATTCTATTTGGAAGATGCAACACCTGCGGCATCTGTGTCTTAATGAGATACGCCTTGACAAGCCTGTGGGAAAGCACGGTATTTCTCTTATTGGGCTCCAGACGTTGTGGGGATTATTTGTGGACAAGAAGATTCCAGTGAAGAATGGTTTGGATAGATCAACCGATCTCAGGAAATTGGGTCTGACATTTCATTTAGACTCCGTTGaagaattaaataatttaaatgagTGGATTGGAAGTCTGAAAAACCTTAAATCTTTGAGGTTAAGATCCAAGAACGAGAATGGTAGACCTTCAAAGCTCGAATTAAAGCCTCTATCAGGCCTAAAGAATCTCACCAACCTGTATTTGCTTGGAAACTTACCGGAGCTCTATGATGACTACTTTCCGCCGAGTATTCTAGTTCTTACTTTGTCGGTATCAAAGCTGAAGGAAGATCCCATGCCAATCCTTGCGAAGCTGCCAAAACTTTATTTCCTTGGGCTATTGGCCGATTCCTACACTGGGAAGGAAATGGTGTGCCCGCGTGGCGGCTTCCAATCACTTACAATTCTGAAGCTCTGGATGCTAGTTGAATTGGAGACGTGGACAGTGGCGGAAGGAGCAATGCAGTCTCTCGAAAAATTGGAAGTCCGATGCTGTCACAAGCTGAAGGAGCTTCCAGGCAAGCTAGATCTGAGCTACATCGACACAATAATTTTAACGAACATGCAAAAGGAATTTTTAGTCAATGTTCAAGCCAAAATTCCCAAGGAATACTCGAGCATCCTCGAAACTCAGCAATTGCGAGCTGTGCGATGTCACTGTCAGGATGATGTGAATCAG GAGATTTCTGGCTTGTGTTAA
- the LOC133870104 gene encoding putative pentatricopeptide repeat-containing protein At5g43820: MAFLSQRCPGLLARFNTTRYQSLHLSSANSLFPFPFSTLDIPSNTLDDQSPRNHIKNETDLDERFVLEQLSDLLPIPRNSSAPNLLRDCNPRKQAAQVRAVDGFLLPEEKLRGVFLQKLRGKAAIEHALTNVGVELSLDVVAKVVNRGNLGGEAMVIFFNWAVKQPAIPRDISSYRVIMKALGRRKFLKFMMEMLREMRTEGISLDLETLSIVLDSFVRAHHMSKAVGIFGNLEEFGLKCDTESLNVLLKCLCLRSHVAAANSFFNSIKGKIPFDSMTYNIIVGGWSKFGSISGIESLLEAMLADGFSPDCLTFSYLIQGLGRAGRIDDAVQVFEGMREKGCVPNAGAYNAMISNFISVGNFDESVKYYKMMLSNKCDPDIFTYTKLIAAFLKARKVADALEMFDEMLGRGIVPSTGTITSFIEPLCSYGPPHAAMMIYNRARKVGCRISLSAYKLLLMRLSRFGKCGMLLNVWDDMQESGYYSDMEVYEYVINGLCNIGHLENAVLVMEECLRKGFCPGRLIYSKLNNKLLASDKVERAYKLYLKIKDARRDDNARRYWHANGWHF, translated from the coding sequence ATGGCGTTTCTATCCCAGCGATGTCCAGGGCTTCTCGCGCGCTTCAACACAACCAGGTACCAGTCGCTCCACCTCTCTTCAGCAAATTCGTTATTTCCATTTCCGTTTTCAACCTTAGATATTCCATCAAACACCTTGGACGACCAGTCACCACGGAATCACATCAAGAACGAAACCGATCTCGACGAACGCTTCGTTCTCGAGCAACTCTCTGACCTCTTGCCAATCCCTCGTAACTCTTCCGCTCCGAACCTATTAAGAGACTGTAATCCAAGAAAACAAGCAGCACAAGTTAGGGCAGTTGATGGGTTTCTGTTGCCAGAAGAGAAATTACGAGGGGTTTTCCTTCAGAAACTGAGGGGTAAAGCTGCAATTGAGCACGCTTTGACAAACGTTGGGGTTGAATTGAGCCTTGATGTTGTTGCTAAAGTAGTGAACAGAGGGAACTTAGGTGGTGAAGCAATGGTTATCTTTTTCAATTGGGCGGTTAAGCAGCCGGCGATACCTAGGGACATTAGTAGTTACCGTGTGATTATGAAAGCGCTagggagaagaaaattcttgaAATTTATGATGGAAATGTTGCGTGAGATGAGGACCGAAGGCATTAGCCTTGATTTGGAGACGCTATCGATTGTGTTGGACAGCTTTGTTAGGGCTCATCACATGTCAAAAGCAGTAGGAATTTTCGGGAATCTAGAAGAGTTTGGATTGAAATGTGACACCGAGTCTTTGAATGTGCTTTTAAAATGTCTCTGTCTGCGATCCCATGTTGCTGCTGcaaattcatttttcaattcaattaaagggAAGATACCATTTGATAGTATGACGTATAATATCATTGTCGGTGGGTGGTCGAAATTTGGTAGTATTAGCGGAATTGAGAGTTTGTTGGAAGCAATGTTAGCAGATGGGTTTAGTCCGGATTGCTTGACTTTCAGTTATCTTATACAGGGTTTAGGAAGGGCTGGTCGGATTGATGATGCTGTTCAGGTTTTTGAGGGCATGAGAGAGAAAGGTTGTGTGCCAAACGCTGGAGCTTACAATGCAATGATATCTAACTTTATATCTGTTGGAAACTTTGATGAATCTGTGAAATACTATAAGATGATGTTGAGTAATAAATGTGATCCAGATATTTTTACTTATACCAAATTAATTGCTGCTTTCCTTAAGGCCCGCAAAGTGGCGGATGCACTTGAAATGTTTGATGAGATGTTAGGGCGTGGGATTGTTCCCAGTACAGGGACTATAACCTCTTTCATCGAACCTTTATGCAGCTATGGTCCGCCCCATGCTGCCATGATGATTTACAATAGAGCAAGAAAAGTTGGATGTAGAATATCACTTAGTGCTTATAAGCTATTGCTTATGCGGCTTTCTAGGTTTGGTAAATGTGGAATGTTGTTAAATGTTTGGGATGATATGCAAGAATCTGGTTATTATTCAGATATGGAAGTTTATGAATATGTCATCAACGGACTTTGCAACATAGGGCATCTTGAAAATGCTGTACTTGTTATGGAGGAGTGCTTGCGTAAAGGTTTTTGCCCAGGCAGACTTATATATAGCAAACTAAATAACAAACTATTGGCTTCAGATAAAGTAGAGAGGGCTTACAAGCTATATTTGAAGATAAAAGATGCTCGTCGTGATGACAATGCCAGGAGATATTGGCATGCTAATGGCTGGCACTTTTAA
- the LOC133871721 gene encoding uncharacterized protein LOC133871721 codes for MHNCNRVLFPGTLGTIFLLFILFSACLVKSYYGTRIEKESVVIIPAFGVQLEAQYWSGRVVRSFIPIDKILKPVLNENVTPFTCYWSLALLVRGKKELMLAFKAVQPPVKLLVPIWKALCAATYSGETTEFPAKVDE; via the exons ATGCATAATTGCAACCGAGTGCTATTTCCG GGAACGCTAGGTACCATTTTCCTTTTATTCATTCTTTTCAGTGCTTGCCTTGTCAAATCATATTATGGGACTCGTATTGAGAAAG AGTCTGTTGTAATTATACCTGCATTTGGCGTGCAACTGGAAGCTCAATACTGGAG TGGGAGAGTTGTTCGTAGCTTTATTCCTATTGACAAAATACTGAAACCTGTCCTGAATGAGAATGTGACTCCATTCACTTGTTACTGGAGCCTGGCTTTGCTTGTCCGTGGCAAAAAAGAACTTATGTTAGCATTCAAG GCAGTACAACCACCGGTGAAACTGTTGGTTCCCATCTGGAAGGCTTTGTGTGCTGCCACTTATAGCGGAGAAACTACAGAATTTCCTGCAAAAGTTGATGAATAA